ATGGAGAGTCACCGGAATGGCCAATCAAATATGACGTTTTTGAACCCTATTACCGCAAAGCAGAAGAGTGGTATCACGTGCATGGACTGAGGGGCGAAGACCCGTTTGAACCCCCTACATCATCTCCTTACCCCTACGCACCGATTAGTCATGAACCACGAATGCAAAAGCTGGTCGATGACCTTCGATCTGCAGGACTAAGACCTTTTCATCAGCCCACAGGTGTTGCTCTCAACGAAACATCGCCAGCATTTAGTGACTGCGTGCGCTGTAACCGCTGCGATGGTTTTCCCTGTTTGGTGCATGCCAAAGGGGATGCTGAAGTCATGGGAGTGAGGCCAGCACTCGTTCATGACAACGTTTTTCTCCTAACCAATGCTGAGGTTGTTCGGCTCAACACCAACTCCACGGGACGTGAGGTTAGTGAAATAGTTGTGAATCACGAAGGCAAAGAACGGCGTTTCAAGGGAAGCATCGTTGTGGTCTCTGCAGGTGCCGCGAATTCTGCTCGTCTGCTTTTAATGTCGGCTAATGAGGCGCACCCCCACGGATTAGCCAACAGCTCGGATCAGGTAGGAAGGAACTATATGTATCACAACTGCAAAGCAGTTGTGGCCTTAGCGCATGAGCCAAATCACACGGTGTTTCAAAAAACGGTAGCCATCAATGACTGGTACTTCGGAGACAACGATTTTGATTTTCCAATGGGTCATGTGCAAATGACGGGCAAAACCAATGGGGCCATGATGAAAGGATATAAACCACGACTTACGGCCTTAGCCCCAACTTGGAGCATGGACAAACTCGCAGAGCATTCCCTGGATTTTTGGATGCAAACAGAGGATCTACCTCGGTCATCCAATCGCGTCACAGTTAATCGTGAAGGGAAAATCCACCTGAACTACACCTCAACTAATAATCAAGCATCTCAGGAGTTAATCTCAAGGCTAGAAGGATTACTAGACAAGCTGTACCTAAATAATCACTTAGCAGAAAGGCAGGTGTACTTTGCATCAGCCATGGAGCTTGCTGCAGTAGGCCATCAATGCGGCACCTGTCGTTTTGGTCAAGACCCAAAGACCTCTGTTCTAGATCTGAATTGCCGCACTCATGATGTCGACAACCTTTACGTTGTTGATACCAGCTTCTTTCCCAGCAGCGCAGCGGTGAATCCATCTCTCACCGCTATCGCCAATGCAATCCGCATCAGCGATCACCTGCGTGAGCGACTCAACGGTTAAGCCAGAAACTGTTGCAAACGTGGAGCAACCCAAAGAAGATCAACACTGATTGGCCCTCCACCTGAAGTGATCAAAACTGAACACATCACCACATACATCGCGGCTTTTTCCCAACTGGGAGGCTCTCCAACTCCCATAGGGCCTGCGTAATCTCCCTGCGGGATTTGAAAGGGATCGGGTGCGATAAAGGGAAATCCATTGAGAAGCTCCAAGACAACGGCATAAAGCATCGACACAGCAATGGCCATCGCCGCTAATGGCGTGAGGAACCCAATCACTAAAGCAATGCCTCCGGCCCACATCGAAAAGGCCGAAAGAAAACAGAGCCAAGCGGGAGTTTTCATTGCATCAGCCCAAAGGCCAAGGTTGCTTAATTTCGTCCAGCCATGACGAATGAAAACCAAACCGGTAAAAAGGCGCAGCAAGATCAAACCACTGGATGCAAACCCCAAAGAGGAATCAGGAACCAAAAGAGAAACAACGTCCATGAGTTTCACCACGATGCACAAACATTAGAAACAGTTGTCGTTGTAGTCATCAAGGATGAAGCCATAGGCGATGACCATCAGGATCCACCAACAATTGACCTGTCGCCAAGGTGGCGTCCTTTACCAGAATCTGAGCATAAAGAGCATCATGAGGCTGCAAATCAATGGAGGACGGTCCTATCGGTTCAGGCTGCACGTAACGAAGAAACTCAACTCCACAACCAGACCTTCCTCCAACTCCATGAATCACAACCTCAGCGGAGTCCAAATCATCTAGCCGTTGCTGCTCCACACCCTGGTTATAAGAGGCGTATCGCAACTCCAATCCCATCTCGCAAATATAGAAACGCAGGCTCCGATCCGAATCAGCAACTGCGATTGCACTGTGATCAAGCCCCTGAAATAAAGACTCGCCTGATTGATGCCAACGGGGATCGCCCATCCCCTCTGGGAAAAACAATAGTTCCATCGCATGGCCGCAAGCATTTCGGAATTTCCAAGCTCCAACCCCATTCGGCAGATATTGAGGTGCAGCAGAAATGGGGGTCACAAAAGGCGCCAATTTCTCAACAGCCCTCAGCAAATCCCGCACCACTATCGCGACATGTTGAAACCACAGCGTGTTCGACGGTCCTGGATCCACCTTGTGGCGTGGCGGTGCATCAGGGAAGTGAATGATTTCTATGCGCTCATGGCCCAACAAAAAAGGAGTGATCTCTGCCCGACCGGCGCTCGGTCCAAAACGCTGCGCAGCGGCCTCTTTCTCGAGACATTGCCGAGGTTGCGCTACAGCTCCGAGAGCATCGAGAAGGGGTGCTAGCGCTTCAGATTGAGGGGCTGAAAACGCCACACCCTCGATACGTCCAGATTGTGAAACCATCTATTTTCCTGGAAACCTTTGTCTGTTGATAGCAACAAGGCTTACCGATTAACTGCCAGGACTGACAAAAGCGGCTAATTGAAGAGGAGATCTCAAAAGAGCCATGACTCAGGTTCCCCACGCTTTAGCTTCCCTCTGTCTTCAGAACAAAGTCATTGTTGTCACTGGCGGAAATTCCGGCATTGGTAAAGCAATTGTTGAAGTGGTGGGAAGCCTGGGCGCCAAAGTTGTGATCGACTACCGCTCTCATCCTGAGCGGACTGAGGAATTGATCGAAGAAGTGGGCGAACTCGGTGGTCAATCGATTGGTGTTCAGGCTGATGTCAGCAAGCTCGTGGATCTACAACACTTAATCGATACCGCTGTACAAACATTCGGAAAGATTGATGTGATGGTAAACAATGCTGGTATCGAAACGCGTACATCGATTCTGGACACCTCTCCAGACGACTTTGACAAAGTCATGAATGTCAATTTACGCGGTGTTTTCTTCGCTACTCAATACGCAGCCAAACAGATGATTAGCCAAGGAAGTGGTGGCCGAATCATCAACATCTCTTCAGTCCATGAAGATTGGCCTATGCCGAATAACACCCCATACTGCGTAGCCAAAGGCGGCGTTCGCATGCTCACACGCACGGCTGGAGTGGAACTCGCAGGCAAAGGCGTCTCCATCGTGAATGTAGGCCCCGGAGCAGTTGCAACGCCTATTAATGACTCCACCATGAACGATCCAGAATTATTAGCCAAATTGAATGCAGCCATCCCGATTGGGCGTATGGCACAGCCAGCGGAAATCGCTTCAGTTGTTGCCTTTTTAGCCGGGAATGGAGCCAGCTACATGACAGCCACTAGCGTGTTCGCTGACGGCGGCATCATGATGAGCAGCCCTGGGCTCTGATCTCGAAACCTTCGCAGTTCATCATTTGCATCGGATCAGGTCCACTGAATGGACATCTTCCAAAGATGTCCATTCAGTTCCATGCCGGCAGCAAGGGGCTCGAGGGGATCCGACGAAAGCGTCAAAGTGGCTGATGCCTGATGCACCAGGATGACTACAGAACTGAACTAAAACCCCATCGTCTCCCCTATGCAGCAACTTGTTGAGTAATACCTCCAGCTGAGAATTGCTGTTCATGGGATCGAAAGTTGCCCTTGATTCATTAGGACAGAGCAGGGTGCTGCAGCCCCCTCGTGTTGACATAGATGGAATACATGGTGTCCCAGCTGCACAAAAACAGCCGATTTCCATTCACACCACCGAAGCACAGGTTGCCGACCAGACGTGGTGTAGCAATCCGGCCCAGCAAAGTGCCATCTGGAGCAATGCAATGGACCCCGTTACCAGCACTGCTCCAGACATTGCCGATAGCGTCCACTCGAATTCCATCGGCATTGCCATTGTTAACTCGGTGGAAATCCCGGCGGCCGGAGAGCTTCGAACCGCCTTCCTCAACGTCGAACAGGTGAATCAGGTGATCCGGGGTCGAATCATCCGGGGCACATGTATCGACGACATAAAGCATCGACTCATCAGGTGAAAAGGCAAGCCCATTTGGCCCTTTCACCTCGTCTGGAGAAGTCATGGCCTGGAGTGAGCGATCCGCCGGATCAAAGCGATAAATCACTGCTGGCTGAAATGAGTGCCGACGCCCTCCTTCGAAATCATTGACCAGCCCATAGAGAGGATCACTGAACCAGACAGTGCCATCACTCTTGACCACAACATCATTGGGAGTGTTTAAAGGCTGGCCCTGATGAGAGTCCACTAACGAAACAACCTGACCGTTGTGTTCTGTTCGCAGCAAAGCACGATGACCATGGCTGCAAGTCAGTAACCGTCCCTGACGATCCCTTGTTTGCCCAT
The Synechococcus sp. CC9311 DNA segment above includes these coding regions:
- a CDS encoding GMC family oxidoreductase, which encodes MVCSTRSTARCTSIEPQGEDFDVVIIGSGAGGGTLARALADSGHSILILERGGWLPREPQNWDPVEVFQNDRYVSKDLWEDKEGTSFQPGSHYFVGGASKMYGAAHFRLRERDFESVMHVDGESPEWPIKYDVFEPYYRKAEEWYHVHGLRGEDPFEPPTSSPYPYAPISHEPRMQKLVDDLRSAGLRPFHQPTGVALNETSPAFSDCVRCNRCDGFPCLVHAKGDAEVMGVRPALVHDNVFLLTNAEVVRLNTNSTGREVSEIVVNHEGKERRFKGSIVVVSAGAANSARLLLMSANEAHPHGLANSSDQVGRNYMYHNCKAVVALAHEPNHTVFQKTVAINDWYFGDNDFDFPMGHVQMTGKTNGAMMKGYKPRLTALAPTWSMDKLAEHSLDFWMQTEDLPRSSNRVTVNREGKIHLNYTSTNNQASQELISRLEGLLDKLYLNNHLAERQVYFASAMELAAVGHQCGTCRFGQDPKTSVLDLNCRTHDVDNLYVVDTSFFPSSAAVNPSLTAIANAIRISDHLRERLNG
- a CDS encoding DoxX family protein; translation: MDVVSLLVPDSSLGFASSGLILLRLFTGLVFIRHGWTKLSNLGLWADAMKTPAWLCFLSAFSMWAGGIALVIGFLTPLAAMAIAVSMLYAVVLELLNGFPFIAPDPFQIPQGDYAGPMGVGEPPSWEKAAMYVVMCSVLITSGGGPISVDLLWVAPRLQQFLA
- a CDS encoding SDR family NAD(P)-dependent oxidoreductase gives rise to the protein MTQVPHALASLCLQNKVIVVTGGNSGIGKAIVEVVGSLGAKVVIDYRSHPERTEELIEEVGELGGQSIGVQADVSKLVDLQHLIDTAVQTFGKIDVMVNNAGIETRTSILDTSPDDFDKVMNVNLRGVFFATQYAAKQMISQGSGGRIINISSVHEDWPMPNNTPYCVAKGGVRMLTRTAGVELAGKGVSIVNVGPGAVATPINDSTMNDPELLAKLNAAIPIGRMAQPAEIASVVAFLAGNGASYMTATSVFADGGIMMSSPGL
- a CDS encoding SMP-30/gluconolactonase/LRE family protein, with translation MSVYRSEFVDTSVEVVDPRFHSLVLFNAQLEKLFDGCRWLEGPVWFGDQQRLLVSDIPNDRILSWDESDGLRIFRHSAGFPNGQTRDRQGRLLTCSHGHRALLRTEHNGQVVSLVDSHQGQPLNTPNDVVVKSDGTVWFSDPLYGLVNDFEGGRRHSFQPAVIYRFDPADRSLQAMTSPDEVKGPNGLAFSPDESMLYVVDTCAPDDSTPDHLIHLFDVEEGGSKLSGRRDFHRVNNGNADGIRVDAIGNVWSSAGNGVHCIAPDGTLLGRIATPRLVGNLCFGGVNGNRLFLCSWDTMYSIYVNTRGLQHPALS